One region of Pogona vitticeps strain Pit_001003342236 chromosome 1, PviZW2.1, whole genome shotgun sequence genomic DNA includes:
- the AKAP19 gene encoding small membrane A-kinase anchor protein, which produces MGCIKSKSPFPHTILDDGSREIDGYNSGCNTEKSALIQRSGMSASTNTAVLDFAHRLSLEILDQAVKQWALTESKYSDIPFIESEEP; this is translated from the coding sequence ATGGGATGTATTAAATCAAAAAGCCCCTTCCCGCACACTATTCTAGATGATGGAAGCAGGGAAATCGATGGATACAATAGTGGATGTAACACAGAAAAATCTGCTCTTATTCAGCGGTCTGGGATGTCAGCTTCAACAAACACTGCAGTGCTGGACTTTGCTCATCGTCTCTCGCTAGAGATTCTGGATCAAGCTGTGAAGCAATGGGCACTAACGGAAAGCAAATACAGTGACATCCCATTCATAGAGAGCGAGGAGCCATGA